The Amycolatopsis sp. NBC_01480 genome segment CAGTACGGGGTGGCTTCGACTTGGCGGAAGAACGTTTCCAGTTGTGGGGCGGGGTTCGGTACGGCGTCGATGCCTTGAGTGAGGGCCAGCTCCAGCTGCTCCTGGTTGTCACGGCTCGCCTGGCTTCCCCTGCTGCCTCGGGTTCCCTGGTCTTCCTGGTTCTCGTCGGCCCCCCGGATCCACGCCACGAGTTCGTCCGCAGCCTGATCCTCCCGCTGCGCGAACTCCCGCAACCGCCTGACCTGGGCCTCATCCGCGCTGGCCCCGGCGCCGCGCACGCGGGCCGCCAGCCGGAACCCACCCTGCCGGAACAACACCGGGTCGTCCATCACCGCCACCTCCGCAGGAGTCGACAACAAGTGTTGTCACTTCCCCGACGCGCCGTCAACCCACTGGACAGCCGCTCCTCGGCCCCGTGTATGCTGGCGAGGCACTGCGGATGTAGTTCAATGGTAGAACATCAGCTTCCCAAGCTGAATACGCGGGTTCGATTCCCGTCATCCGCTCTGATAACGCCTTCGGCAAGAGAACCTCTCGCCGAAGGCGCTTTTCATTGCCAGAATCTCGACCAGCTCAGGTCAGGTCCACGATCTCCGCGTCCGCGGCGTTCCGCTTGACGGACTCGACACCCTTCTGGGCGGAGGCCTTCGCCGGGTACGATTCGCCCGTTGCGATGATCTCGCCGTTTCCGGCCTTGAGACGGAAA includes the following:
- a CDS encoding YegP family protein, producing the protein MAGKFELYKDKSGEFRFRLKAGNGEIIATGESYPAKASAQKGVESVKRNAADAEIVDLT